Proteins encoded together in one Pseudoalteromonas xiamenensis window:
- a CDS encoding ion transporter, translated as MKTLRNRIALIFEGSRPYAKIGKALDIFLICLILFNVVAIVLESEPELHKQYSQYFLTIELISVAIFTLEYIVRLWSCVDRIEYASCDDSALKKRIKYFFTPLALIDLLAILPTWLMMFFSFDLRFLRVVRLLRIFKLTRYSRAMQLLLESFKEERSSLIAAFFIMTVVMILAACGIYLLEHDVQPDKFGSIPAAMWWALVTLTTVGYGDVVPITHVGKLFGGVITVLSMGMVAIPTGLLASSFADQLRKRREAFQEAVLHSLVDGELTRDEREHLDHLRAELGLSHAEANKAIKLIMSQRVHSLYCRHCGQKL; from the coding sequence ATGAAAACGTTAAGAAACCGAATTGCACTGATATTTGAAGGCAGTCGTCCCTACGCCAAAATTGGCAAAGCCTTAGACATTTTTTTGATTTGTTTAATTCTGTTTAATGTCGTTGCCATCGTGCTTGAAAGTGAACCCGAACTTCACAAGCAGTACAGCCAATATTTTTTAACAATAGAGCTTATTTCTGTCGCCATTTTTACTCTTGAATACATTGTACGATTATGGAGCTGTGTCGATCGCATCGAGTACGCCAGTTGCGATGACAGCGCGTTAAAAAAGCGGATAAAATACTTTTTTACCCCGCTTGCACTTATCGACCTTCTCGCGATACTGCCGACTTGGCTAATGATGTTCTTCAGCTTTGATTTGCGTTTTCTGCGTGTGGTTCGATTGCTTCGGATCTTCAAACTCACCCGTTATTCACGCGCTATGCAACTGTTGCTCGAGTCATTTAAAGAAGAACGGAGTTCACTTATTGCTGCGTTTTTCATTATGACGGTTGTGATGATTTTAGCGGCCTGCGGTATCTACTTGCTTGAACATGACGTTCAACCAGATAAGTTTGGTTCTATTCCAGCGGCGATGTGGTGGGCACTCGTCACATTAACGACCGTAGGGTATGGCGATGTCGTCCCCATTACGCATGTCGGCAAACTCTTTGGCGGCGTAATCACCGTATTAAGTATGGGGATGGTTGCGATTCCAACCGGTTTACTCGCGTCAAGTTTCGCAGATCAGCTACGTAAGCGTCGTGAAGCCTTTCAAGAGGCCGTGTTACACAGTTTGGTTGACGGTGAACTTACTCGCGACGAACGCGAGCACTTGGACCACTTACGTGCAGAACTTGGCCTCAGTCATGCCGAGGCCAACAAAGCAATTAAGCTTATTATGAGCCAGCGCGTGCACTCATTGTATTGTCGTCATTGTGGTCAAAAGCTTTAA
- a CDS encoding EAL domain-containing protein — protein sequence MSKWVYIFLWLMSFFASAEIIRLSPNEGLSQSSVNTMLIDDDGYLWVSTEGGLNRYDGYQPLKKVGGPSGELLEANIDRIYQDPLGKIWITSSIAGLFQFDPKTDQYRQYSAAPVTEEEFATKPVFEMLMLDEHHLLLGRSKDVALLDVDTGELTTLVALPEPKTTTFVRDIIVHKGNMYIATSDGAWVYNLASKQLRTLNHISVIEHPYQNNTKFLYLKDDNTLLLGAVQGLYEIEIGNADELIADPSAQFTHRVIIPDLNIWHILPEEGGLILGTDKGLMHFDWATKAVSADMRLAQSEYNLVDPSIIYLIKDRMGGLWAATRTDGAFYLPPELGDFTNINNQTLKDGEFTHQNVWDVVELDGYWWIATHDGITRYDPVTNTAIPLFKGYMGEAVFPEFVVYKLMEYKGKIWVYGMRGLFVLDPKTLTLTKPKSQNERMDEIIDGRISGLTLLPNGKLYFVHSEEGMFEYDIGKAQLNDITPAFNGVDPFLSHGFSKPLKSHPDDPLFYFGGVLSRYETSTGTLHSIYTVPNANDHLGIGVNSYAIDKNNILWLSLSNFGLIGLTADTYEHVYTIDLEKNNLGTLMYDMHTDSEGMIWMSSHKGIWRLDPDNLHFQQFSTQDGLIVNEFNSGASTVLQDGRIVYGSVQGVTVFSPRINNPRAPLITRVNITSVSLMSRDIREQGIKTFKKIVLNHDDLGLEVAFSAMLFSNQDRVVYEYQISGGQKTFSRNKQWVLFPQLSPGSYELKVWAKDPLTGNYTPPAKLDIEVLYPPWRSPLAIASYVFSVFIIIALWLVRRNRIQQMLLKAHRETRHSEARLKLALEGSNSGVWDWKAQNSLIYQPRLKAELGYPHENVTLDEYLAKIHPQDKAIFRIEWLEFVSTQKGYFNCTYRLRHKDGHWRWYKDFGKVMEWQEHSPLTVAGTYTNLTRERVFEERARVFGAAFEQTRDWVFILDKRLRIRACNTALQQAFGMAEVPLSSSSLTMGLSRRNRMQYLRTISQLSPGEHFSVEESVTLHSGEVRQALVKVSAVAGDNTDMVSYVVVMTDITDQKRAEQELYQLANYDAITGLPNRTLIIDRIHHAVEIVAKKELPVAVLSISVKRLQNVAEIYGAKVYEALLRTVTKVLQTELREFDSLAIGAQKEFYVLMERVSDVSRVTNYCKDVIAAFEQGFHVLDQDISLSVSIGVAVYPDDENDAIKLLQLSNLALHHAMLRNDSSYQFFKQEMNNRVQRAGEIERALYSALNQGAFYNHYQPIVDSKSGNVLGFEVLLRWPQCVEYSVEELARAAEQTGLITRLTLQTLERALLELKAWQSLNNSLYVSVNLSAHDFQVPNIVQLIAEIIERVDVSGHCIAFEITESVMLADIPHAITVMHALKALGCRLLMDDFGTGYASLTYLQSLPVDVLKIDRSFVADMVASKSHAVIVRSILGLAHNLGKRCIAEGVETAEQIMMLQELGCDLYQGYWFSEPVCGDEATNLITRSWKQALSLKAFDHNDDNTMSARAGS from the coding sequence ATGAGTAAATGGGTTTATATTTTTCTTTGGCTAATGAGTTTTTTTGCCTCTGCAGAAATCATCCGTTTATCTCCCAACGAAGGATTATCACAAAGTTCGGTCAATACGATGTTGATTGATGATGATGGATATCTTTGGGTCTCAACAGAAGGGGGCTTGAACCGTTATGATGGTTATCAGCCACTCAAGAAAGTCGGAGGACCAAGCGGCGAGTTACTCGAAGCCAATATTGACCGTATATATCAAGATCCGCTTGGTAAAATTTGGATAACCTCAAGTATTGCTGGCTTGTTCCAATTTGATCCCAAAACAGATCAGTATCGTCAATATTCGGCAGCCCCCGTCACTGAAGAAGAATTCGCAACCAAACCCGTCTTTGAAATGCTGATGCTTGATGAGCATCATTTGTTGTTAGGTCGCAGCAAAGATGTGGCACTATTAGATGTTGATACCGGAGAGTTAACGACGTTAGTCGCGCTCCCAGAACCTAAAACCACTACGTTTGTTCGGGATATTATTGTTCATAAAGGCAATATGTATATCGCGACGAGTGACGGCGCTTGGGTTTACAATTTGGCGTCGAAACAACTTCGGACGCTAAATCATATTTCGGTTATTGAACATCCTTACCAAAACAACACGAAATTTCTCTACCTTAAAGATGACAATACGTTGCTTCTTGGTGCCGTTCAGGGGTTATATGAAATTGAGATTGGCAATGCTGACGAGCTCATTGCGGATCCATCCGCCCAATTTACCCATCGGGTCATTATTCCTGATTTAAATATATGGCATATTCTCCCTGAAGAAGGTGGTTTGATTCTGGGCACTGATAAGGGGTTGATGCATTTCGATTGGGCTACAAAAGCAGTGTCTGCGGATATGCGATTAGCTCAATCCGAGTACAATCTGGTCGACCCAAGCATTATTTACTTAATTAAAGACCGCATGGGTGGACTTTGGGCGGCTACTCGTACCGATGGCGCCTTTTATCTTCCACCGGAACTCGGAGACTTTACTAACATCAATAACCAAACTCTGAAAGATGGTGAGTTTACACATCAAAACGTTTGGGATGTGGTGGAATTGGATGGTTACTGGTGGATTGCAACCCATGATGGTATTACGCGTTATGATCCGGTGACCAATACGGCAATCCCTTTATTTAAAGGGTATATGGGCGAAGCCGTTTTTCCTGAGTTTGTCGTTTACAAACTTATGGAATACAAGGGGAAAATATGGGTCTATGGTATGAGAGGGTTGTTTGTATTAGACCCAAAAACACTGACACTTACGAAACCCAAAAGCCAAAATGAGCGAATGGATGAAATCATCGATGGACGTATTTCAGGCCTTACTTTGCTGCCCAACGGTAAGTTGTATTTTGTGCATTCGGAAGAAGGGATGTTTGAATATGACATCGGAAAAGCACAACTTAACGATATTACGCCAGCATTTAATGGCGTAGACCCCTTTTTAAGTCACGGCTTTTCAAAGCCATTAAAGTCCCATCCTGACGATCCGCTCTTTTATTTCGGTGGTGTTTTAAGTCGGTATGAGACAAGTACCGGGACTCTTCACTCAATTTATACTGTACCAAACGCCAACGATCATTTGGGCATTGGGGTGAATTCGTATGCCATCGACAAAAACAATATCCTTTGGTTGTCGCTATCCAATTTTGGCTTGATTGGACTGACCGCAGATACCTATGAACATGTGTACACAATTGATTTAGAAAAAAATAACTTAGGCACATTGATGTATGACATGCATACCGACAGCGAAGGTATGATTTGGATGAGTAGTCATAAAGGGATATGGCGTTTAGATCCAGACAATTTGCATTTCCAACAGTTTTCAACGCAAGACGGCTTAATTGTTAATGAATTCAATAGTGGTGCCTCAACGGTACTCCAGGATGGTCGTATTGTGTATGGTTCAGTGCAAGGTGTTACGGTATTTTCTCCGAGAATAAATAACCCGCGAGCCCCCTTAATTACTCGGGTAAACATTACATCAGTGAGTTTGATGTCGCGTGATATTCGTGAACAAGGGATCAAAACGTTTAAGAAAATTGTATTGAATCACGATGATCTTGGGTTGGAAGTGGCCTTCTCAGCGATGCTGTTTAGTAATCAAGACCGAGTGGTTTATGAATATCAGATATCAGGTGGACAAAAAACGTTTAGTCGTAACAAGCAATGGGTATTATTTCCTCAGCTCAGTCCCGGAAGCTATGAGCTAAAGGTTTGGGCTAAAGACCCCTTGACGGGCAATTACACACCGCCAGCGAAGTTGGACATTGAAGTTTTATATCCTCCTTGGCGCTCTCCGTTAGCGATTGCCAGTTACGTATTTTCAGTATTTATTATCATCGCATTATGGTTGGTACGTCGTAACCGTATTCAACAAATGTTGCTAAAAGCACATAGAGAAACCCGCCACAGTGAGGCACGTTTGAAACTGGCTCTAGAAGGGAGTAATTCCGGTGTTTGGGATTGGAAAGCACAAAACAGTTTGATTTATCAACCAAGGTTAAAAGCTGAACTTGGCTATCCTCATGAAAATGTGACTTTGGATGAATACCTCGCCAAGATCCATCCACAAGACAAAGCGATTTTCCGCATTGAATGGCTGGAATTTGTATCAACACAAAAAGGGTACTTTAACTGCACCTACCGTCTGCGACATAAAGATGGTCATTGGCGTTGGTATAAAGACTTTGGCAAGGTAATGGAGTGGCAAGAACACAGTCCATTGACGGTAGCGGGTACTTACACCAATTTAACACGAGAACGCGTGTTCGAAGAGCGGGCGCGCGTGTTTGGTGCAGCATTTGAACAGACACGAGATTGGGTGTTTATCCTCGACAAACGCTTGCGTATACGAGCGTGCAATACTGCGTTGCAACAAGCATTTGGTATGGCTGAAGTGCCTTTGAGCAGTTCGAGTCTGACGATGGGGTTAAGTCGTCGTAATCGAATGCAGTACCTTCGAACCATCAGCCAATTAAGTCCGGGTGAGCATTTCAGTGTTGAAGAGTCTGTCACGTTGCACAGCGGGGAAGTTCGTCAAGCATTGGTGAAAGTAAGTGCTGTTGCTGGCGATAATACGGATATGGTGAGCTACGTTGTAGTCATGACGGATATTACGGACCAAAAGCGGGCTGAACAGGAGCTCTACCAGTTAGCTAATTATGATGCCATCACGGGTCTTCCCAATCGCACGTTAATCATTGATCGAATTCATCATGCCGTTGAAATCGTTGCAAAGAAAGAGCTACCAGTTGCAGTGCTTTCTATCAGCGTGAAGCGTTTACAGAATGTGGCTGAAATTTACGGTGCAAAGGTGTATGAAGCGTTATTAAGAACCGTGACGAAGGTACTACAAACGGAACTACGGGAGTTTGATAGTTTGGCTATCGGCGCGCAAAAAGAATTTTATGTGCTGATGGAACGAGTATCGGATGTCTCTCGGGTAACCAATTACTGCAAAGACGTGATTGCGGCTTTTGAACAGGGCTTTCATGTATTAGATCAAGACATTTCATTGTCTGTCAGCATTGGCGTGGCGGTTTATCCTGATGATGAGAACGATGCAATCAAGTTGCTCCAACTGTCTAATTTAGCACTTCATCATGCGATGCTTCGCAACGACAGTAGTTATCAATTCTTTAAACAAGAAATGAACAATCGAGTCCAACGAGCGGGTGAGATTGAACGGGCACTGTACTCAGCACTTAACCAAGGTGCATTTTATAACCATTATCAGCCTATTGTGGATAGTAAAAGTGGCAACGTATTAGGATTTGAAGTGTTATTACGCTGGCCGCAATGTGTTGAATATAGCGTAGAGGAACTGGCTCGAGCAGCAGAACAAACGGGGTTGATCACGCGATTGACACTTCAGACCCTAGAGCGTGCGTTATTGGAATTGAAAGCGTGGCAGTCTCTTAACAATAGTCTGTATGTATCGGTCAATTTATCAGCACATGATTTTCAAGTGCCGAACATTGTCCAGTTGATTGCGGAAATCATTGAGCGGGTAGATGTCTCCGGGCATTGTATCGCGTTTGAGATCACAGAGTCGGTCATGTTGGCGGATATTCCACACGCCATTACCGTAATGCACGCGCTAAAAGCGCTAGGCTGTCGTTTGTTAATGGACGATTTTGGTACAGGGTATGCTTCGTTAACTTACTTGCAGTCGCTCCCAGTGGATGTATTGAAAATCGACCGCAGTTTTGTCGCAGATATGGTTGCGTCAAAATCGCATGCGGTGATTGTGCGTTCTATTCTCGGGCTTGCACATAACCTTGGTAAACGTTGTATTGCAGAAGGTGTCGAAACGGCTGAGCAAATTATGATGTTGCAAGAGCTTGGCTGCGATTTATATCAGGGATATTGGTTTAGTGAGCCGGTGTGCGGTGATGAGGCAACGAACCTCATCACACGTTCATGGAAACAAGCGTTGAGTCTTAAAGCTTTTGACCACAATGACGACAATACAATGAGTGCACGCGCTGGCTCATAA
- a CDS encoding DUF3283 family protein: MNYNLCLLPRAEKYQIQLDYEASFWAYQIKKGKKSREAIYEAINARPMSEQNVLKQRFEYYLALMLA, encoded by the coding sequence GTGAATTACAATTTGTGCTTACTACCAAGAGCTGAGAAATATCAAATCCAACTGGATTATGAAGCTTCTTTTTGGGCTTATCAGATTAAAAAAGGGAAGAAATCGCGTGAAGCTATTTATGAAGCAATTAATGCTCGACCAATGTCAGAGCAGAATGTACTGAAACAGCGATTTGAGTATTATTTAGCCTTGATGTTAGCCTAG
- a CDS encoding DUF1289 domain-containing protein — MEQIEIFEIPSPCRGICQVNNRGYCKGCYRSRDERFQWNTMTDQQKRHVILLCQQRYKRYLQKQQQQSNDDGMQQSGFDF; from the coding sequence ATGGAACAAATCGAAATCTTCGAAATCCCGAGTCCCTGCCGTGGGATTTGCCAAGTAAACAATCGAGGATACTGTAAAGGGTGTTATCGTAGCCGTGACGAACGTTTTCAGTGGAATACGATGACGGATCAACAAAAGCGCCATGTTATTTTATTATGTCAGCAGCGCTATAAACGTTATCTTCAAAAACAACAGCAACAATCCAATGACGATGGAATGCAGCAAAGCGGTTTTGATTTTTAA
- a CDS encoding methyl-accepting chemotaxis protein: protein MAYPSSFARPAMRLMSHLSYKNKMSLVFSIFLAPLLLSLFFLNASLSTEIRRLTTQSQGLTLYAPLLDALFNNQNQVSLNTQLKNQFALSEETPADLLEQVSQRSNLAIDPVINRNYLNRALVESLPRLVAEITHLNRDAEQVLNSGSFTPDTFISLSNTHKAMPKVFALFEAKLNVAMQGEHGKTFTLSNELASLTRAIQHFTNAIQSEMLEPDELALSLAQLRPLQNQVKTALDSFVSKALPAMQNSLDTELNQKRWIQLSVLIASLVCLAVAMYLMVGFYLAIITTLNDFSVVAKLASKGDLTARALTSGQDELSVIIVQFNQLLDSFKEVLSHFTKNSVQVNESTTSLTALSNSTKQDVANQQHRLQAIQHALDDLNGAGNQVIDATQHAQTLAIKTADEVNKGNQNMHLLANQMTRLQQEFEQSRIALDKLALDAQNIGKVSQAISEIAEQTNLLALNAAIEAARAGEQGRGFAVVADEVRTLAKRTQQQTEEIHAIIASLQQASSQTQTQMRQSVEQMHSGVEAALSTKSMLETVQSSMQAICDQGAQIARLVEQQASATNTALTDAVSINELAEHTLTSANQTQTNVKQLEGVSKSLQKQVSQYKV, encoded by the coding sequence ATGGCATACCCTTCTTCATTTGCACGACCCGCAATGCGACTCATGAGTCACTTGAGCTACAAGAACAAAATGAGTTTGGTTTTCAGCATTTTCCTAGCACCGTTATTACTGAGTTTATTTTTTCTCAATGCGTCACTCAGTACCGAGATCCGTCGTTTGACTACACAGTCGCAAGGCTTAACGCTTTACGCTCCTCTGCTCGATGCGCTGTTTAACAATCAAAATCAAGTTTCGCTCAATACGCAATTGAAAAATCAGTTTGCATTGAGTGAAGAAACACCCGCAGATTTACTGGAACAAGTCTCACAACGATCAAATCTTGCGATTGACCCAGTTATCAATCGAAATTACCTCAATCGCGCGTTAGTTGAATCTCTTCCGCGGCTCGTAGCAGAAATAACCCACCTTAATCGTGATGCAGAACAAGTCCTAAATAGTGGTTCTTTTACACCCGATACTTTTATCTCGCTATCCAATACACATAAAGCAATGCCTAAAGTGTTCGCCCTTTTTGAAGCAAAACTCAATGTTGCAATGCAAGGAGAGCATGGAAAAACCTTTACGCTTTCTAATGAACTAGCGTCGTTGACTCGAGCTATCCAACATTTTACCAATGCTATCCAATCAGAAATGTTAGAGCCTGACGAACTTGCACTTTCTTTAGCGCAATTGCGCCCATTGCAAAACCAAGTCAAAACCGCATTGGATAGCTTTGTGAGTAAAGCATTACCTGCTATGCAAAACTCTTTGGATACTGAATTAAACCAAAAACGTTGGATACAGTTGAGTGTGCTTATCGCTTCTCTCGTTTGTCTCGCGGTGGCCATGTACCTTATGGTGGGTTTTTACCTAGCCATTATTACCACACTCAATGATTTTTCAGTCGTCGCGAAATTGGCCTCGAAAGGTGATTTAACCGCTCGAGCTCTTACCTCCGGGCAAGATGAACTTTCGGTCATTATTGTGCAATTTAATCAACTTCTCGATAGCTTCAAAGAGGTGCTGTCACACTTCACTAAAAACAGTGTCCAAGTGAACGAGTCAACTACAAGCCTAACCGCCCTAAGCAACTCAACCAAGCAGGATGTTGCCAATCAACAGCACCGCTTACAAGCGATTCAACATGCTTTAGACGACCTGAATGGTGCTGGTAATCAGGTAATTGATGCTACTCAACATGCACAAACGTTGGCAATAAAAACCGCAGATGAAGTAAATAAGGGTAACCAAAACATGCATCTATTGGCCAACCAAATGACCCGATTGCAACAGGAGTTTGAACAAAGCCGAATCGCGCTTGATAAACTCGCTCTTGATGCACAAAATATTGGCAAAGTAAGTCAGGCTATTAGTGAAATTGCGGAACAAACCAATTTATTGGCACTAAACGCGGCGATTGAAGCAGCTCGAGCTGGAGAACAAGGTCGCGGTTTTGCGGTGGTCGCCGACGAAGTGAGAACATTAGCAAAGCGAACACAACAGCAAACCGAAGAAATTCACGCCATTATTGCATCACTTCAACAAGCCTCAAGCCAAACGCAAACACAAATGCGGCAGAGTGTTGAGCAAATGCACAGTGGTGTAGAAGCTGCACTTTCAACGAAATCAATGCTCGAAACGGTGCAGTCAAGCATGCAGGCAATTTGCGATCAAGGCGCTCAAATTGCACGTTTGGTTGAACAACAAGCTTCAGCAACCAATACCGCTTTGACAGATGCAGTAAGTATTAATGAACTGGCTGAACACACGTTAACGTCAGCCAATCAAACGCAAACTAATGTAAAGCAACTTGAAGGGGTTTCCAAGTCACTTCAAAAGCAAGTGTCTCAATACAAAGTTTAG
- the mrcB gene encoding penicillin-binding protein 1B: MAEKAPKGKTKKTTATSPSWKQRLWRGFLSILWKSTLAGIVAVGLYVIYLDAKVTRQFEGNKWQLPVQVYARAMGFYPDQYLSEQEVLWELNRLNYSSVNYISRTGQYIKKGRTITIHRRAFEFFDGKEEAKKFTLTFSGQRLTTITDERGQSLRFARLEPVQIARIGNESQQDREFLPLEKFPKTLRDTLLVVEDRQFYQHHGVSVMSILRALYTNIRAGRTVQGGSTLTQQLAKNFYLSRERSIVRKLNEALIALILDFRYSKDDILEAYLNEVYLGQAHNQGVHGMGLASEFYFAKPVDELEFDQMALLVAMVKGPSYYNPRRYAERTMERRDLVLRLMVENGLINTNEFRQALARPVKVQPLKKSFHEAYPGYLELVSRELEKRIPDEKVINGGVRVFTYFELQKQAAMEEAVEKGLSYLEKRAEAANLETAMISVNLAKGGVSALVAGRDLRFSGYNRVLDSKRTIGSLVKPAVYLTALEQPQYNLATPLSDAPLSISDEQGQIWSPENFDHKYRGDMPLYSAFSQSINLPAVNLGLQLGVESVTDTLKGLGVTSPINQYPSLFLGALELSSLEVAQMYSTLANDGIYKPLTSISAITNAVGTVLYEHMAEPERRFETEAAYMTKYALKRVTKDGTAKRLNAHFPSLVLAGKTGTSNDLRDSWFAGFDHNTVTVTWVGRDDNKTTGLTGAVGALELYIRYLKSLNPEAIADSRPEGIRWAFVDVDSGRQAPPGCGNVKQLPVRASQFEPRPKCRRH; the protein is encoded by the coding sequence ATGGCTGAAAAGGCACCGAAAGGCAAAACAAAAAAAACAACGGCAACCTCTCCATCATGGAAGCAGCGCTTATGGCGCGGTTTTTTGAGTATCCTATGGAAAAGTACACTCGCTGGTATAGTAGCGGTAGGGTTATACGTTATTTACCTTGATGCCAAAGTAACACGCCAATTTGAAGGAAATAAATGGCAGTTGCCCGTGCAAGTCTACGCACGCGCTATGGGGTTTTACCCTGACCAATATTTGTCTGAGCAAGAGGTACTCTGGGAGCTTAATCGACTCAATTACTCCTCGGTAAACTACATTAGCCGAACGGGTCAATACATTAAAAAAGGGCGCACGATCACCATTCACCGCCGTGCGTTTGAGTTTTTTGATGGTAAAGAAGAGGCGAAAAAGTTTACTTTGACGTTCTCTGGCCAGCGTTTAACGACCATCACGGATGAGCGAGGGCAGAGTTTGCGTTTTGCCCGTCTAGAACCGGTGCAAATCGCGCGTATTGGCAATGAGTCACAGCAAGACAGGGAATTTTTGCCGCTTGAAAAATTTCCAAAAACGCTTAGAGACACGCTGCTGGTTGTTGAAGATAGGCAATTTTATCAACACCATGGCGTATCGGTGATGTCAATCTTAAGGGCTTTGTACACGAATATCCGCGCGGGCAGAACGGTACAAGGTGGTAGCACACTGACGCAGCAGCTGGCGAAAAACTTTTATTTATCGCGTGAGCGTTCGATTGTTCGTAAGCTTAATGAGGCTTTAATCGCACTCATTTTGGATTTTAGATACAGTAAAGACGACATTTTAGAAGCTTATCTTAACGAAGTATATTTAGGTCAGGCCCATAACCAAGGTGTCCATGGTATGGGGTTGGCTTCCGAGTTTTACTTTGCCAAACCAGTTGATGAACTTGAATTTGATCAAATGGCGTTGTTAGTGGCAATGGTTAAAGGCCCTTCTTATTACAATCCAAGACGGTATGCAGAACGCACCATGGAGCGTCGCGATTTGGTCCTTCGTCTCATGGTGGAAAACGGCTTGATTAACACCAATGAATTTCGCCAAGCATTAGCACGACCCGTCAAAGTTCAGCCGTTGAAAAAGAGCTTTCATGAAGCCTACCCAGGGTACTTAGAACTTGTCAGTCGTGAGCTTGAAAAACGCATTCCAGACGAAAAAGTCATCAATGGTGGAGTTCGAGTTTTTACTTATTTTGAGTTACAAAAACAGGCCGCAATGGAAGAAGCTGTCGAGAAAGGATTGTCTTACCTTGAGAAGCGCGCGGAGGCGGCAAATTTGGAAACCGCAATGATCTCCGTCAATCTGGCGAAGGGCGGTGTATCTGCTCTAGTCGCGGGGAGAGACCTGCGTTTCTCGGGTTACAACCGAGTTTTAGATTCAAAACGTACAATCGGCTCGTTAGTCAAGCCTGCCGTATATCTAACGGCGCTAGAGCAGCCTCAATACAATTTGGCTACACCGCTTTCAGATGCACCATTAAGTATTTCGGATGAGCAAGGGCAAATTTGGAGCCCAGAAAATTTTGACCACAAATACCGTGGCGACATGCCGCTCTACAGTGCATTTAGTCAAAGTATTAATTTACCTGCCGTAAACTTAGGACTGCAACTTGGTGTTGAGTCTGTTACAGATACCCTCAAAGGGCTTGGCGTTACGTCACCGATTAACCAATACCCTTCCTTGTTCTTAGGTGCGCTGGAACTATCGAGTTTAGAAGTCGCTCAAATGTACAGTACGCTCGCCAATGATGGTATTTATAAGCCATTAACGTCCATTTCAGCTATTACAAATGCCGTAGGTACGGTGCTTTACGAACATATGGCAGAACCAGAGCGTCGTTTTGAAACTGAAGCCGCCTATATGACCAAGTATGCACTCAAACGAGTAACAAAAGATGGTACTGCGAAACGCCTCAATGCCCATTTCCCATCGTTAGTATTGGCAGGCAAAACGGGTACGAGCAATGACTTGCGAGATAGCTGGTTTGCGGGTTTTGACCACAATACCGTCACGGTCACATGGGTTGGTCGCGACGACAACAAAACAACCGGACTGACTGGCGCGGTTGGTGCGTTAGAATTGTATATACGCTACTTAAAATCCCTAAACCCAGAGGCAATTGCCGACTCGCGCCCTGAAGGTATCCGTTGGGCTTTTGTGGATGTCGATAGCGGTCGTCAAGCACCGCCTGGGTGTGGCAATGTAAAGCAATTACCCGTTCGCGCATCACAGTTTGAACCAAGGCCAAAGTGTCGCAGACACTAA